Genomic window (Nicotiana sylvestris chromosome 7, ASM39365v2, whole genome shotgun sequence):
attgataagcaataatcattaaatgcttgggataaaaactcagcagcattatcaagtctaatagacttaattggattgTCGGAAAATTGTGcccgtaatcgaattatttgtgccattaattttgcaaacgcgaggttgcgaGGTGACAATAGGCATacatgagaccatctagaagatgcatatattaagaccataaaatatctaaacgacccacttggtgggtgaataggtccacaaatatccccttgtatacgttctaaaaatgcaggggactcaatcccaacctttgttggtgatggtcttataattaacttgccttgataacaagaagtgcaagaaaatttattatttaaaagaattttcaaattctttaatggatgcccatttgagttttctatgattcgtctcatcataattgatccgGATGGCCCAATCGttcatgccaaagtacaaaagtattggaagcagtaaccttttggtttaaggtagaatgtgcctcaattgcactattttttgtccaatacaggccacaagataaagatgggaacttctcaataattcttttttggccagagacattcttggtaacGATGAGACATTCcatattattctcatctattgtctcaatatgaaatccatttctgcggatatctttaaaactcaacaagttcctcttaGACTTGGAGaagaacattgcattctctatgataaTTGTTCCCataggcagagttatagtagctcttccagagccttcagttagattactactaccagaaattgtagtaatatctgccttacacatacttaaatgGGAGAAATATTTCTTCcttttgaatattgtatgtgccatacatgaatcaattaagcaaacatttttacaattgaactttgatccaagtttgctttgAAAGATATTCATATTTGCTTCCCGTAGTTtgacatacaaaagaaatatatgaataaatattagtatttttagagaaaaatggaaaagaaataaagttaaACCAATAATTGAATATAAGCCTTTAATGCATTTTCTGGCAAATTCTAATTATTATACAAATAATTACGcaaaaaaataatacaagtacACATATGACTAATACAACTACaacaaatttatttacatgtataAACTATTTGCATTTTCCTACACATTGTATGAAAAATAATTGATCCGTGTAAGAAAAGAACATACTCATAAAAAAAATTGAGGGTGAAGTAACAAAAGTTGTTCCAGGGTGCTTGTAAACCTTTTCTTAAAGGGAATTAAAGCAACGTAAAGGAAagttaaaattgttaaaagatcaCTGAGACTAGAATACTAACTAATAGGATATTACTCCTTGTTTGTGAAATTTATAAAATTTCGGAAATAAAAATATTCTTAAGAACTACATAAGAAGAATTATAAAGTTCAAGAAAAATTACGAGATATTTATTCATTACATACTACGAGTAGGAAAGCATAAAAATTAAATTGCTCAATCATCTCTAACCACAGATCCATCACCGATCAAGTGGTTTATTTTTTCATCAGGGTGCTCAAAAAAATCTACCACATCCAAGTGGGTGATGTCAAATTCATTGTCATAGACAAGATTGGTTTCAGGGCCTTTATTCTTCagagatgcttgataaagctcaaccaaataTTTTGGTATGCGACAAATTTTTGCCCAATGCCCTTTTCCACCGCAACGATAGCATTTAGTTTCTGAACCCTCTGCGTTTCGCTTCTcatctttcccttttcatttttGGAAGTTATTTTTCGGTGGAGGATGATTAACACCAGGAAATTTTCTTCCTTGGATATGGCCACGACCACGAATATGACCACGACCTTTTCCACGATTAGCATAATGGGAATACACCTCATCTTCTTTAGGCAATGGTGTAGACCCAGTGGGTCGATTTTCATGATTTCTCATAAGCAATTCATTGTTTCGTTCAGCCACAAGTAGAAGAGAAATCAACTGAGAGTACTTTGTGAAGCCTTTCTCTCGGTACTGCTGTTGCAAgaccatattggaggcatgaaacgttgtaaacgttttttcaagcatatcatagtcactgatattatctccacagagtttcaatttagaagtaattctaAACATAGTAGAATTATATTTAGAAACggacttaaagtcttggagcctaagatgagcccaatcatatcgtgcttgtggaagagtgaccaactttaagttgtcatatcttttCTTTAAACCATTCCACAAAACAAGTGGATCTTTCACTGtgagatattcaattttcaactcttcatcaaggtgatgacgcaagaaaatcaaggccttagcacagtcttgggtagatgctttatctttatctttaatggcgtctccaagactcattgcatctaaatggatttcagcatTCAATACTCATGTCATATAtttcttgcccgaaatttcaagggcaacgaactttcttttcataatatcagacataatttaaaaaatacaaatttgagaaaaattataccttaattttctcaaagatcttcttgagatggtagagcctcgtgctgataacgtgttataaaatataacccaaaataacaatatagaacaaacaaaaacaaactaagagatatagagaggaagagagattcgtatttcttcttcaattgtgtgtattttcctatctattacaaggcctttatataagcataaaagtgaagaaaatatatcatggaatatgttagtgaacatacaaaatatgtcattgaatatgtcattaagcatttgagatgaagatcatggaagaagagtagacatacaccataatgtgatatttatcataacaataataaaattataaaattggaAGAAATATTAATTGAATATAGTAATTGAGATGCATGATTAAAAACTTCTATAGGGTAGAACTCTTCCTTTTTGAGTAAGTGGCTAAATAGAATCAATAATAATCATTTCCaagaattctcttttttttttgtatatttttatttttgtaattcaaatataattttcactataaaaatataataatttattaAGATAGATTACAGGCGCCAAAAGCGTACTCTAGGACTAGTGACTTTATAATTGGGAATTGGGAATTTGGAATTGGCTTTTATGGAGGGTCATTATTGGAAGAAGAGTAGTTGGATGGGGACAAAGCAATAAAATCCATATCCCAAGTCCACTTGGCGTCGAACCGTCTTTCATCACTGACAATATTAAAGTAAGTACGCAAACAATCCACCCTGCTTCAAAGTTACCAAATTACCCTCATACTTAAAACCCAAACTACCCCTGCCCGCTGCCCCTGGTCACCCTGTTGAGTCACATTCCTTTTGATTGTGTCTTCTCCTACGCACCAAAATCCTCTTCTGAATCGTCAATGGAAAACTCTCACTCAAAGCCCCACTCTCGCTCTCAGCAGCAGCACTCTTCTTCCGAGCAACTCAGAGATGGAATCTCCGCCGTAACTGACGGCGGTATCAGCTCTGGCGCCGCCGGATCCAATGGCGGTGCTAAATACAAGCTCATGACTCCTGCTAAGCTCCCGATCTCTAGGTCCACGTGTATCACCATCCCTCCCGGTCTCAGTCCTTCCTCCTTCCTCGAATCTCCTGTTCTTCTCTCTAACATCAAAGTGAGTAATTTTACAGTTTGTTTTGCTAAAATGTTCCACGTAATTGAAGAAATGTGAATAATTTTTGTGAAGTTAGTTAGGGCAcgtgctttttttttttaatcggAGCAACATTGGACTGAATCATAGTATATCGAGAGGAAGTAGGGAGATTGTGACACTAATTAGCTGTTGTTTTTATGGATTGATAAGAAAACGAAGGACAAgcgaaaaggaaaaaaattaggGAATCTTAACCACTATTAAGATAATCTTAATTAGTTTAACTGTTGTTAAGAGTAAGGTGTATAGTTGTGCTGTCTTCAATTGAGTGAAATGCAAACTACTccttttactaatattttttttgcCTTCTTTAACGTTGTGCTTTCCTTACGTCATAATATACTCTCAGGTGGAGGATTTGAGGAATTATTTTGATGTGATGGTTGCTTTGTTAAAGTACGGTTTGAATTATTGATTAGATATTTGGTTCTTTTCATAGGCATTGCAACTTGTTCCTTTGATTCTTTTTTCCATCTGAGTGCTCATTTTAGAATATAATATTTATCTATAAATATAACTATGCTTTTCTGTGTTAATTGCAACCGTCTGTTCTGATGCTTGTCTGAAGGGATTTACTATATTGGTGCAATATATTGCTTTTTAAATAGAATCGTGCTTCTGCTTTTACCATAATATATATTCTTTGTTCTTCTGCCTGGAAAAGCTCAGTTAGGCCTCAGTGTTGTTTTTTCACATAATGAATCTTCCTTTTTGCAAGGTGCTCAGCTTTTCCACTATGTTGTTCCCTGGGGAAAGATGATGTTTATTTTATGCATGTTCTGTCCTGATTGTGGCATCAGTAAAGTCCCCTAAATTTGTCTTATTCGGGCATAAATGCTAATGTTCTGAGTTCAGTGGCTGTTGCATATCAGTAACCATTTTCACTACTATAAGTAGCATTGATCTGCCTCCACTCAAATGAAAAAATTAGCCAGAAAGTGAcgtgaaaagaaaaaaattctgTAACAAAGAAGCAGAAAATTGAGAAAGTAACATTAAATAATATGTATCGCGTCTGTCTATGCGTAAATGCAATTTCCCCTTGTAAAAGAAAATTGTGATCAATAACTTAGTCTATTTCATTTACCTTTAACCTGCAGGCTGAGCCGTCTCCAACTACAGGTTCCTTCTCCAAGCTTCAAGCAGTGCAAGGCTCTGGTGGGAACGCTGCATTCTTATTGACAAGAGGTTATTCCAGTGGCAATACATACAGTGAAAGAAAATCCAGCTGCTTTGAGTTCAAATTTGCTGCTGGATCTAGTTCTACATCAGGATT
Coding sequences:
- the LOC138873378 gene encoding uncharacterized protein, which translates into the protein MSLGDAIKDKDKASTQDCAKALIFLRHHLDEELKIEYLTVKDPLVLWNGLKKRYDNLKLVTLPQARYDWAHLRLQDFKSVSKYNSTMFRITSKLKLCGDNISDYDMLEKTFTTFHASNMVLQQQYREKGFTKYSQLISLLLVAERNNELLMRNHENRPTGSTPLPKEDEVYSHYANRGKGRGHIRGRGHIQGRKFPGVNHPPPKNNFQK